In Gossypium raimondii isolate GPD5lz chromosome 12, ASM2569854v1, whole genome shotgun sequence, a single window of DNA contains:
- the LOC105765756 gene encoding RHOMBOID-like protein 12, mitochondrial, with product MQRLLSLKQASSSAFSSSCSSLLHSLPYKTFSSVANPTPQNHFISSAFSNQWRSKPCFTGETQGFLSYPNFPKRFWFYFSNTHQKFSSKSLLGCRVRFFRPQIPKSKFGFGPNSGLLKSRWRLWFQRFSASDMVLGLVLTNVAVFLLWRIADRRFMMNNFMVSLDNFKSGRLHTLITSAFSHIDIEHIVSNMIGLYFFGYNIGRIFGPEYLLRLYLAGAMGGSVFYLVHHAFLAKGQATRMMDPSRTPGLGASGAVNAIMLLDIFLNPKATLYFDFIIPVPAMLLGIFLIGKDILRIIEGNSHISGSAHLGGAAVAAIAWARLRRGRF from the exons CATCATCAGCCTTCTCCAGTTCCTGTTCTTCACTTCTCCATTCGCTTCCGTACAAAACCTTCTCTTCCGTCGCCAACCCAACCCCCCAAAACCACTTTATAAGCTCTGCATTCTCGAACCAATGGCGATCAAAGCCTTGTTTTACTGGGGAAACTCAGGGGTTTCTCTCATACCCAAATTTTCCAAAGcgtttttggttttatttctcAAATACCCATCAGAAGTTTTCAAGCAAAAGTCTTTTGGGTTGCAGAGTTCGGTTTTTCAGACCTCAGATTCCCAAAAGCAAATTTGGTTTTGGTCCGAATAGTGGTCTTCTGAAGAGCCGttg GAGATTATGGTTCCAAAGGTTTTCAGCAAGTGATATGGTTTTGGGCCTGGTTTTAACTAATGTTGCAGTTTTTTTATTATGGCGGATTGCAGATAGACGATTTATGATGAATAACTTTATG GTTTCATTGGACAATTTTAAAAGTGGACGCTTGCATACACTGATCACTTCAGCTTTCAGTCATATTGATATTGAGCACATTGTGTCTAACATGATTGGACTTTATTTCTTTGGATATAAT ATTGGAAGAATCTTTGGACCTGAATATTTGCTGAGGTTGTATCTAGCTGGGGCAATGGGTGGTTCAGTGTTTTACTTGGTGCACCATGCATTTTTGGCTAAG GGACAAGCAACACGGATGATGGACCCTTCAAGGACTCCAGGATTG GGGGCAAGTGGAGCTGTTAATGCTATAATGCTGCTTGATATATTTCTGAACCCAAAAGCTactctttattttgatttcatcatACCAGTGCCTGCCATGTTACTG GGCATATTTCTAATTGGGAAAGATATATTGAGGATAATAGAG GGAAATAGTCATATATCAGGATCAGCTCACTTGGGAGGTGCTGCAGTTGCGGCAATAGCATGGGCTCGACTTAGAAGGGGACGCTtctga